In a single window of the Serratia quinivorans genome:
- the priA gene encoding Primosomal protein N', translating into MPVVHVALPVPLARTFDYLLPQGLQPAVGARVGVPWGKQRAIGIVTGCSETSELPLDKLKPIDSVLDSASLFSPSLWRILRWASDYYHYPIGEVLFHALPILLRQGKPAEAAPLWQWFATEQGRATLPESLKRAPKQQQALAALLQRPVYRHQVSELELTESALQALRAKGLIDLRSQTLAVQDWRPGFEVLGERLRLNTEQATAVGAIRSEDEQFATWLLAGVTGSGKTEVYLSVLENILAKGKQALVLVPEIGLTPQTIARFRERFNAPVEVLHSGLNDSERLAVWLRARSGEAAIVIGTRSALFTPFSRLGVIIIDEEHDSSYKQQEGWRYHARDLAVFRAREENIPMVMGTATPALETLHNVQLGKYRQLKLTQRAGNAKPATQHLIDLKGLPLKVGLSQPLLKSMQHHLKAGNQVMLFLNRRGYAPALLCHECGWIAECQRCDHYYTFHQNHRQLRCHHCDSQRPVPHQCPQCGSTHLVSVGVGTEQLEHELAPLFPETPITRIDRDTTSRKGSLEQHLADIHRGGSRILIGTQMLAKGHHFPDVTLVALLDVDGALFSADFRSAERFAQLYTQVSGRAGRAGKPGEVLLQTHHPEHPLLQILLQQGYDAFAKQTLAERNSVFLPPYTSHIIVRSEDHDNQQAPQFLQQLRNLLEASPLKDDSLWVMGPVPALQSKRGGRFRWQLLLQHPSRRVLQQLMKSSLPLVSTLPQARKVKWTLDIDPIDS; encoded by the coding sequence ATGCCTGTTGTTCACGTTGCTTTGCCGGTCCCCCTCGCCCGCACCTTCGACTATCTGCTGCCGCAAGGCCTGCAGCCGGCGGTCGGCGCGCGCGTAGGTGTGCCCTGGGGTAAGCAACGGGCGATCGGTATCGTCACCGGCTGCAGCGAAACCAGCGAATTGCCGCTGGACAAGCTTAAACCCATCGACAGCGTGCTCGACAGCGCCTCGCTGTTCTCACCCAGCCTGTGGCGCATTCTGCGCTGGGCCAGCGACTATTATCATTACCCCATCGGTGAAGTGCTGTTCCACGCATTGCCTATCCTGCTGCGTCAGGGAAAACCGGCTGAAGCGGCACCGCTGTGGCAGTGGTTCGCTACCGAACAGGGCCGCGCTACGCTGCCGGAAAGCCTGAAACGCGCGCCCAAGCAGCAGCAAGCGCTGGCCGCGTTGCTGCAACGTCCGGTCTATCGCCATCAGGTCAGTGAACTGGAATTAACCGAGAGCGCCTTGCAGGCATTGCGCGCCAAGGGGCTGATCGATTTACGCTCTCAAACGTTGGCGGTGCAGGACTGGCGGCCCGGTTTTGAAGTGCTGGGTGAACGGCTGCGGCTTAACACCGAGCAGGCGACCGCCGTGGGTGCCATTCGCAGCGAAGACGAGCAGTTCGCCACCTGGCTGCTGGCCGGGGTCACGGGTTCCGGCAAGACCGAGGTCTATCTCAGCGTACTGGAAAACATCCTGGCGAAGGGCAAACAGGCATTGGTACTGGTGCCGGAAATCGGCCTGACGCCGCAGACCATTGCCCGTTTTCGCGAACGCTTCAACGCCCCGGTGGAGGTGCTGCACTCCGGCCTTAACGACAGTGAACGGCTGGCAGTCTGGCTGCGCGCCCGCAGCGGCGAGGCGGCAATTGTAATCGGCACCCGCTCGGCGCTGTTTACGCCGTTTTCGCGCCTGGGCGTGATCATCATCGATGAAGAACACGACAGCTCTTATAAACAGCAGGAAGGCTGGCGCTACCACGCCCGCGATCTGGCGGTATTCCGTGCCCGCGAGGAAAACATCCCGATGGTGATGGGCACCGCCACGCCGGCACTGGAAACGCTGCACAATGTGCAACTGGGTAAATATCGCCAGCTCAAACTCACCCAGCGTGCAGGTAATGCCAAACCGGCGACGCAGCATCTGATCGATCTGAAAGGCCTGCCGCTGAAGGTGGGTCTTTCGCAGCCGTTGCTGAAAAGCATGCAGCACCATTTGAAGGCCGGTAATCAGGTGATGCTGTTTCTTAACCGGCGCGGCTACGCACCGGCGCTGTTATGCCACGAGTGCGGCTGGATCGCCGAGTGCCAGCGCTGCGATCATTACTACACCTTCCACCAGAATCATCGTCAACTGCGCTGCCACCACTGCGACAGCCAGCGTCCGGTCCCCCACCAGTGCCCACAATGCGGCTCTACTCATCTGGTGTCGGTCGGCGTCGGCACAGAACAGTTGGAACATGAACTGGCGCCGCTGTTCCCGGAAACGCCGATCACCCGTATCGATCGCGACACCACCAGCCGCAAAGGCTCGCTGGAACAGCATCTGGCGGATATTCACCGCGGCGGCTCGCGCATTTTGATCGGCACCCAGATGCTGGCCAAGGGCCACCATTTCCCGGATGTGACGTTGGTAGCCCTGCTGGATGTCGACGGCGCTCTGTTCTCGGCCGACTTCCGTTCCGCCGAGCGCTTTGCCCAGCTGTATACCCAGGTCTCCGGCCGCGCCGGCCGTGCCGGTAAGCCCGGCGAGGTCTTGTTGCAGACTCACCACCCGGAACACCCACTGCTGCAAATTCTGCTGCAACAGGGTTACGACGCCTTTGCCAAACAGACGTTGGCGGAGCGCAACAGCGTGTTCCTGCCGCCCTATACCAGCCATATCATCGTGCGTTCGGAAGATCACGATAACCAGCAGGCCCCCCAGTTCCTGCAGCAACTGCGCAATCTGCTGGAAGCCAGCCCGCTGAAAGATGACTCGCTATGGGTGATGGGGCCGGTCCCGGCGCTGCAGTCGAAACGCGGCGGTCGTTTCCGCTGGCAACTGCTGCTGCAACACCCTTCCCGGCGGGTACTGCAACAGTTAATGAAAAGCTCCCTGCCGCTGGTCAGTACCCTGCCACAGGCACGTAAGGTGAAATGGACGCTGGATATCGATCCGATAGATAGCTGA
- the rpmE gene encoding 50S ribosomal protein L31 has protein sequence MKQGIHPKYEEVTANCSCGNVIKIRSTVGHDLNLDVCGECHPFYTGKQRDVATGGRVDRFNKRFSVPGAKK, from the coding sequence ATGAAACAAGGTATCCACCCAAAATACGAAGAAGTTACTGCTAACTGCTCTTGCGGTAACGTGATCAAAATCCGCTCTACAGTGGGTCACGATCTGAACCTGGACGTTTGTGGCGAATGTCACCCGTTCTACACTGGCAAGCAGCGTGATGTTGCTACCGGTGGCCGCGTTGACCGCTTCAACAAGCGTTTCAGCGTGCCAGGCGCTAAGAAATAA
- the metJ gene encoding Met regulon regulatory protein metJ, whose product MAEWNGEYVSPYAEHGKKSEQVKKITVSIPLKVLKILTDERTRRQVNNLRHATNSELLCEAFLHAFTGQPLPNDEDLRKERSDEIPEAAKLLMRELGVDPDTWEY is encoded by the coding sequence ATGGCTGAGTGGAACGGCGAGTATGTCAGCCCTTACGCTGAACACGGTAAAAAAAGCGAGCAAGTAAAAAAAATCACGGTATCCATTCCGCTGAAGGTCCTGAAAATCCTTACCGATGAACGGACGCGTCGCCAGGTAAATAACCTGCGCCATGCCACCAACAGCGAATTGCTGTGCGAAGCATTTCTGCACGCCTTTACCGGCCAGCCGCTGCCGAACGACGAAGACCTGCGCAAAGAACGCAGCGATGAAATCCCGGAAGCCGCGAAACTGCTGATGCGTGAATTGGGTGTGGATCCCGATACCTGGGAATACTAA
- the metB gene encoding Cystathionine gamma-synthase, producing the protein MTRKPATIAVRSGLNDDEQYGCVVPPIHLSSTYNFTDFNQPRAHDYSRRGNPTRDVVQRALAELEGGAGAVMTSSGMSAIHLVTTVFLQPGDLLVAPHDCYGGSYRLFDSLSKRGAYRVLFVDQGNEEALQQALAQKPKLVLIESPSNPLLRVVDIAAICDAAHAVGALTVVDNTFLSPALQQPIVLGADLVVHSCTKYLNGHSDVVAGAVIAKDKDLAVELAWWANNIGVTGGAFDSYLLLRGMRTLSPRIKAAQQNADAIVSYLQQQPLVKKLYHPSLPQNPGHEIARRQQRGFGAMLSFELDGDEALLRRFLSALELFTLAESLGGVESLISHAATMTHAGMAAEARAAAGISESLLRISVGIEDSEDLIADLERAFQAAATR; encoded by the coding sequence ATGACGCGTAAACCTGCCACGATTGCCGTACGTAGCGGCCTGAACGATGACGAACAGTACGGCTGCGTTGTCCCGCCGATCCACCTTTCCAGCACCTATAATTTCACCGACTTCAACCAGCCTCGTGCTCATGACTACTCACGTCGCGGTAACCCGACGCGTGACGTGGTCCAGCGTGCGCTGGCGGAACTGGAAGGGGGCGCCGGTGCGGTGATGACCAGCAGCGGGATGTCGGCAATCCACCTGGTGACCACGGTATTCCTGCAACCCGGCGATCTGCTGGTGGCGCCACATGATTGCTATGGTGGCAGCTACCGTCTGTTCGATAGCCTGAGCAAGCGTGGTGCTTACCGCGTGCTGTTTGTCGATCAGGGGAATGAAGAAGCGCTGCAGCAGGCGTTGGCGCAAAAGCCCAAGCTGGTGCTGATTGAAAGCCCAAGCAACCCACTGCTGCGTGTGGTGGATATTGCGGCGATTTGCGATGCGGCACACGCCGTGGGGGCCTTGACGGTGGTGGACAACACCTTCCTCAGCCCGGCGCTACAGCAGCCGATTGTGCTGGGTGCCGATTTGGTGGTGCATTCCTGTACCAAATACCTCAATGGCCATTCCGACGTGGTGGCCGGCGCGGTGATCGCCAAAGATAAAGATCTGGCGGTGGAATTGGCGTGGTGGGCCAATAATATCGGCGTGACCGGTGGCGCGTTCGACAGCTATTTGTTGCTGCGCGGCATGCGCACGCTGTCGCCGCGTATCAAGGCGGCGCAACAAAACGCCGATGCGATTGTCAGTTATTTACAGCAGCAACCCTTGGTGAAAAAGCTGTATCATCCTTCTCTGCCTCAGAACCCTGGGCACGAGATTGCACGTCGTCAGCAACGCGGTTTTGGCGCGATGCTCAGCTTTGAACTGGACGGTGATGAAGCGCTATTGCGCCGTTTTCTGTCTGCCCTTGAGCTGTTTACTCTGGCAGAATCCTTGGGCGGCGTCGAAAGCCTGATCTCGCATGCAGCGACCATGACCCACGCAGGTATGGCGGCAGAAGCCCGTGCGGCGGCCGGTATTTCCGAGAGCCTGCTGCGTATCTCCGTGGGTATTGAAGACAGTGAAGATTTGATTGCCGATCTGGAACGAGCCTTCCAGGCGGCGGCAACGAGGTAA
- the metL gene encoding Aspartokinase II/homoserine dehydrogenase II codes for MNAIAVAGPVSGRQLHKFGGSSLADVKCYLRVAGIMAEYSQPGDMMVVSAAGSTTNQLISWLKLSQSDRLSAHQVQQTLRRYHSELIGGLLPPETAEPLIAEFIQDLERLAVLLDEKLDDAVYAEVVGHGEIWSARLMAAVLNKLDMQAAWLDARDFLRAERAAQPQVDEGRSYPLLQQLLAQHPGKRLVVTGFISRNDAGETVLLGRNGSDYSATQVGALAGAERVTIWSDVAGVYSADPRKVKDACLLPLLRLDEASELARLAAPVLHTRTLQPVSGSDIDLQLRCSYQPEQGSTRIERVLASGTGAKIVTSHDDVCLIELNVASQHDFTLAQKELDLVLKRAQIKPLAIGIHPDRNLVQLCYTSEVVNSVLRTLQEAALPGELRLREGLALVALVGAGVCKNPLHSHRFYQQLKDQPVEFIWQAEDGISLVAVLRQGPTALLIQGLHQTLFRAEKSIGLVLFGKGNIGARWLELFAREQKNISARSGFEFSLAGVVDSRRSLLNYDGLDASRALAFFEDEAQELDEESLFLWMRAHPFDDLVVLDVTASEELAEQYLDFASYGFHVISANKLAGASCSDNYRQIRDAFAKTGRHWLYNATVGAGLPVNHTVRDLRDSGDSILAISGIFSGTLSWLFLQFDGTVPFTELVDQAWQQGLTEPDPRVDLSGQDVMRKLVILAREAGYDIEPNQVRVESLVPAGAEQGSVDQFFENGDALNQQMLQRFEAASEMGLVLRHVARFDANGKARVGVEAVRPEHPLASLLPCDNVFAIESRWYRDNPLVIRGPGAGRDVTAGAIQSDLNRLAQLL; via the coding sequence ATGAATGCAATTGCGGTAGCAGGGCCGGTGAGCGGGCGTCAACTACACAAGTTTGGCGGCAGCAGCCTGGCAGACGTGAAGTGTTATCTGCGGGTGGCCGGGATCATGGCCGAATACAGCCAACCGGGTGACATGATGGTGGTGTCGGCTGCCGGCAGCACCACCAACCAACTGATTAGCTGGCTGAAGCTCAGTCAAAGCGATCGTCTTTCTGCACATCAGGTTCAGCAGACGCTGCGTCGCTATCACAGCGAATTGATTGGCGGTCTGCTCCCACCGGAAACTGCCGAGCCGTTGATCGCCGAGTTTATTCAGGATCTGGAGCGTCTGGCGGTGTTGCTGGACGAAAAGCTCGACGACGCCGTATACGCCGAGGTCGTTGGGCACGGTGAGATTTGGTCGGCGCGGCTGATGGCGGCGGTACTGAACAAGCTGGATATGCAGGCCGCCTGGCTGGATGCGCGTGACTTCCTGCGCGCGGAGCGTGCCGCTCAACCCCAGGTTGACGAAGGCCGCTCTTATCCATTGCTGCAACAGTTGCTGGCTCAGCACCCGGGCAAACGCCTGGTGGTGACCGGCTTTATTTCACGCAACGACGCCGGTGAAACCGTGTTGTTGGGGCGTAACGGCAGTGACTATTCCGCTACCCAGGTCGGCGCGTTGGCCGGTGCGGAGCGCGTGACCATTTGGAGCGACGTGGCCGGGGTGTACAGCGCCGATCCGCGTAAGGTAAAAGATGCCTGCCTGCTGCCACTGTTGCGGTTGGATGAAGCCAGTGAACTGGCTCGCCTGGCGGCACCGGTGCTGCATACTCGCACCCTGCAGCCGGTGTCCGGCAGTGATATCGATCTGCAACTGCGCTGTAGCTATCAGCCGGAACAAGGCTCAACGCGTATCGAACGCGTGCTGGCCTCCGGCACCGGCGCGAAGATTGTCACCAGCCATGACGACGTGTGTTTGATTGAGCTGAACGTTGCCAGCCAGCATGACTTCACACTGGCGCAGAAAGAGCTGGATTTGGTACTCAAGCGCGCGCAAATCAAACCGCTGGCGATCGGCATTCACCCTGACCGTAATCTGGTTCAACTGTGCTACACCTCGGAAGTGGTCAATAGCGTGCTGCGTACCTTGCAGGAAGCGGCATTACCGGGTGAGCTGCGGCTGCGTGAAGGCCTGGCGCTGGTGGCGCTGGTGGGCGCGGGCGTTTGCAAGAATCCGCTGCACAGCCACCGTTTCTATCAACAGTTGAAAGACCAGCCGGTAGAATTTATCTGGCAGGCCGAAGACGGCATCAGCCTGGTGGCGGTACTGCGTCAGGGGCCGACCGCGTTGCTGATCCAGGGCCTGCACCAGACCCTGTTCCGCGCCGAAAAAAGCATTGGCCTGGTGCTGTTCGGTAAAGGCAACATCGGCGCACGCTGGCTGGAGCTGTTTGCCCGCGAGCAGAAAAATATTTCCGCCCGCAGCGGCTTTGAGTTCAGCCTGGCGGGCGTGGTGGACAGCCGCCGCAGCCTGCTCAATTACGATGGGCTGGATGCCAGCCGCGCCCTGGCGTTCTTTGAGGACGAAGCACAGGAGCTGGACGAAGAGTCACTGTTCCTGTGGATGCGTGCGCATCCGTTCGACGATCTGGTGGTGCTTGACGTGACCGCCAGTGAGGAGCTGGCCGAACAATATCTGGATTTCGCCAGCTATGGCTTCCATGTGATCAGCGCCAACAAGCTGGCGGGCGCATCTTGCAGCGATAATTATCGCCAAATCCGTGATGCCTTCGCCAAAACCGGCCGCCACTGGCTGTATAACGCTACCGTCGGTGCCGGCCTGCCGGTCAACCATACGGTGCGAGATCTGCGTGACAGCGGCGACAGCATTCTGGCGATCAGCGGTATCTTCTCCGGTACGCTTTCCTGGCTGTTCCTGCAGTTCGACGGCACGGTGCCGTTCACCGAGTTGGTGGATCAGGCCTGGCAGCAGGGGCTGACCGAACCGGATCCGCGGGTCGATCTCTCCGGCCAGGACGTGATGCGCAAGCTGGTGATCCTGGCGCGTGAAGCGGGCTACGATATTGAGCCGAATCAGGTACGAGTCGAATCGCTGGTGCCTGCGGGGGCCGAACAGGGCTCCGTCGATCAGTTCTTCGAAAACGGCGATGCGTTGAACCAGCAGATGCTGCAACGTTTTGAGGCCGCCAGTGAAATGGGGCTGGTGCTGCGCCACGTGGCGCGTTTCGATGCCAATGGTAAGGCGCGTGTCGGCGTGGAAGCGGTACGGCCTGAACATCCGCTGGCATCGTTGCTGCCGTGCGATAACGTGTTCGCTATCGAAAGCCGCTGGTACCGCGACAACCCACTGGTGATCCGCGGGCCGGGTGCCGGGCGTGACGTCACTGCCGGTGCGATCCAGTCAGACCTTAACCGTTTGGCACAACTGCTTTAA
- the metF gene encoding 5,10-methylenetetrahydrofolate reductase — translation MSFFHANQREALNQSLAELNGQINVSFEFFPPRTSEMEDTLWQSIDRLSSLKPKFVSVTYGANSGERDRTHSIIKGIKERTGLEAAPHLTCIDASPAQLREIATDYWNSGIRHIVALRGDLPPGSGKPEMYATDLVALLKDVGDFDISVAAYPEVHPEAKSPQADLINLKRKIDAGANRAITQFFFDVESYLRFRDRCVATGIDVEIVPGILPVSNFKQLQRFATMTNVRVPSWMTSMFEGLDDDAETRKMVGANIAMDMVKILSREGVKDFHFYTLNRAEMSYAICHTLGVRPAAA, via the coding sequence ATGAGTTTTTTTCACGCAAACCAGCGGGAAGCGCTGAATCAGAGTCTGGCAGAGTTAAACGGCCAGATTAACGTATCATTCGAGTTCTTCCCGCCGCGCACCAGCGAGATGGAAGACACCCTGTGGCAGTCCATCGATCGTCTGAGCAGCCTGAAACCTAAATTTGTCTCTGTGACCTATGGTGCCAACTCCGGCGAGCGCGATCGTACCCACAGCATTATCAAAGGGATTAAGGAGCGTACCGGTCTGGAGGCAGCACCGCACCTGACCTGCATCGACGCCAGCCCGGCTCAGTTGCGCGAGATTGCTACCGACTACTGGAACAGCGGCATCCGTCATATCGTGGCGCTGCGTGGCGACCTGCCACCGGGCAGCGGTAAGCCCGAAATGTACGCTACCGATTTGGTGGCCTTGCTCAAAGACGTCGGCGATTTTGATATCTCGGTGGCGGCCTACCCTGAAGTGCATCCGGAAGCCAAAAGTCCGCAGGCGGATCTGATTAACCTGAAGCGTAAAATCGATGCCGGTGCCAACCGCGCGATTACCCAGTTCTTCTTTGATGTGGAAAGCTACCTGCGTTTTCGTGACCGCTGCGTGGCGACCGGTATTGACGTGGAAATCGTGCCGGGCATTCTGCCGGTGTCCAACTTCAAGCAGTTGCAGCGTTTTGCCACCATGACTAACGTGCGTGTGCCTAGCTGGATGACCAGTATGTTTGAAGGGCTGGACGACGATGCCGAAACCCGCAAAATGGTCGGTGCCAATATCGCGATGGATATGGTGAAAATTCTCAGCCGCGAGGGGGTGAAAGACTTCCACTTCTATACGCTGAACCGCGCCGAGATGAGTTACGCCATTTGCCATACGTTGGGCGTGCGCCCGGCGGCGGCATAA